GGTAGGTGGACAGTAGACCATGATAAGTTGGGTAATGCAAAAAGGTGCCCAGCACGCTACAAAACATAAAACGACGGCTAGTGTCAACTTGATTGTCTTCATCTTGGCTTTCGTGATGCGATTGCTGTTGGAACGCCGCAGGGACATCTGTTGGCAGCGCTGAGGTGCAGCAGGTGGAGGCTGCGGAAGCATCCGGCTCATTTTATTCTCCGCGGGAAGCGGATGGCTCGCTGGCTGAATGGCTAAACTACGCATGGGAATGGTGTCTGATAATTGTGATGCCATCGCCGAATTATCTTTTATGGCATTACTCGAAGTCCGTGATTTTTGCCAGCGCATGCCAGCTCTTATGAACCAACGCCTCATGACGGACAACGTAGATCCGGTTTCGGTAATGGACGAATGCGATGGAATTGCGGAATTGTCTGATGGCAAAAGTGAAGGTTGAGCACTTTGGCTATAAATCCAAATCTGTCGGCAGATGACACCGTAACAAACGCCGATGACCAGAAGTGGGGCTCCGAAAATGGACACGACGAACCAAGTGACGTACGCCTTGGCTCCCCATGGCTCGACAAACTGAACCCAACAATCGGTCACGCCTTCGCTGATCTCCTCCTCATGGAAAATAATGGCCTGAGGAATGGCGAATAGTACAGATAGCACCCAAGATGCAGCCACGAAACACTTGGCCACTTTAAGCGAATTCCAGTGTAAATTACGACAACACACGGCTCGGTATCGGTCAACGGCCATGAACATCAGGATGTACGTGCTGAGGTAGAGCGTCATAATCTGCGTGTATTTGACGAATCTGCAGAGAACATCACCGCCGTGAAATCGATAGGTTATGTCCCATGCCAATTGTGGCAAAATGTTGAAAAGCGCTACCAATAAATCTGCCAGGCTTAAATGCATCATGAAGAAATACATGCGAGATAATGGGCGATTGCGACGTTGACGCCATATCGCGATTAACATTGTCAAATTGCTCGTGACGGCCAACAATAGGATGAACGAGAGTGTACCGATCTCGATAGATGCAAGTTTTTCATCGCGAGATGAATTGGGTAATTCTGTCGTAACATTTGTCATGTTAGACAATAAAGAACTGCCTTCCATGATGATTGGTACTGATACTACACGATGCCTAAGCCGCAATGCGAagattgaattttaaaaaagccaAAATGTCAAGTCACCATTGCGATTTTGCTAAACATCCTACATCCAAACACATGAAACACGGTgggaaaaaaatcaatgaaatttTTGTTAAGCGCCTTG
The nucleotide sequence above comes from Daphnia carinata strain CSIRO-1 chromosome 3, CSIRO_AGI_Dcar_HiC_V3, whole genome shotgun sequence. Encoded proteins:
- the LOC130693348 gene encoding mesotocin receptor-like, which encodes MEGSSLLSNMTNVTTELPNSSRDEKLASIEIGTLSFILLLAVTSNLTMLIAIWRQRRNRPLSRMYFFMMHLSLADLLVALFNILPQLAWDITYRFHGGDVLCRFVKYTQIMTLYLSTYILMFMAVDRYRAVCCRNLHWNSLKVAKCFVAASWVLSVLFAIPQAIIFHEEEISEGVTDCWVQFVEPWGAKAYVTWFVVSIFGAPLLVIGVCYGVICRQIWIYSQSAQPSLLPSDNSAIPSHSSITETGSTLSVMRRWFIRAGMRWQKSRTSSNAIKDNSAMASQLSDTIPMRSLAIQPASHPLPAENKMSRMLPQPPPAAPQRCQQMSLRRSNSNRITKAKMKTIKLTLAVVLCFVACWAPFCITQLIMVYCPPTNQADISPVAVIILLLASLNSCSNPWIYLAFSGSLLNQMRVCLGLRWLRGQDKDSIGEDDRRGAAGPAGGQPADTNHRFGRGPRRTQTRDQHRQAVAEQQLLPADGQLPAVLATKCTRADIVTQLGNTKKLQFQQNH